The following are encoded together in the Dama dama isolate Ldn47 chromosome 29, ASM3311817v1, whole genome shotgun sequence genome:
- the STOML2 gene encoding stomatin-like protein 2, mitochondrial isoform X2, whose protein sequence is MGGWGLAWTPTLQSHVLLKTCDSSSQGLNILIPVLDRIRYVQSLKEIVINVPEQSAVTLDNVTLQIDGVLYLRIMDPYKASYGVEDPEYAVTQLAQTTMRSELGKLSLDKVFRERESLNASIVDAINQAADCWGIRCLRYEIKDIHVPPRVKESMQMQVEAERRKRATVLESEGTRESAINVAEGKKQAQILASEAEKAEQINQAAGEASAVLAKAKAKAEAIRILAAALTQHNGDAAASLTVAEQYVSAFSKLAKDSNTILLPSNPGDVTSMVAQAMGVYGALTKAPVPEAQDSVSSRSSRDVRSTDASLDEELDRVKLS, encoded by the exons ATGGGGGGATGGG gccTAGCTTGGACTCCAACCCTACAGTCCCATGTCCTTCTGAAGACCTGTGACTCCTCTTCCCAGGGCTTGAATATCCTCATCCCTGTGTTAGACCGGATCCGGTATGTGCAGAGTCTCAAGGAAATTGTCATCAACGTGCCCGAACAGTCTGCTGTGACACTTG ACAATGTAACTCTGCAAATCGATGGAGTCCTTTACCTGCGCATCATGGACCCCTACAAG GCAAGCTATGGTGTGGAAGACCCTGAGTATGCTGTCACCCAGCTAGCTCAGACAACCATGAGATCAGAGCTCGGCAAACTCTCTCTGGACAAAGTCTTCCGG GAGCGGGAGTCCCTCAATGCTAGCATCGTGGATGCCATCAACCAGGCTGCCGACTGCTGGGGCATCCGCTGCCTCCGTTATGAGATCAAGGATATCCATGTACCACCCCGGGTGAAGGAGTCCATGCAGATGCAG GTGGAGGCAGAGCGGCGGAAGCGGGCCACAGTTCTAGAGTCTGAGGGGACTCGAGAGTCAGCCATCAACGTGGCAGAGGGAAAGAAGCAGGCACAGATCCTGGCCTCCGAGGCAGAAAAGGCCGAACAAATAAATCAGGCAGCAG gagaGGCTAGTGCAGTTCTGGCCAAGGCCAAGGCTAAAGCTGAAGCTATCCGCATCCTGGCTGCAGCTCTGACACAACAT AACGGAGACGCAGCAGCTTCACTGACTGTGGCCGAGCAGTACGTCAGCGCGTTCTCTAAACTGGCCAAGGACTCCAACACCATCCTGCTGCCCTCCAACCCCGGCGACGTCACCAGTATGGTGGCTCAG GCCATGGGCGTGTATGGGGCCCTCACCAAAGCCCCGGTACCGGAAGCACAGGACTCAGTCTCCAGCAGGAGCAGCAGAGATGTCCGGAGCACGGATGCCAGTCTTGATGAGGAACTTGATCGAGTCAAGCTGAGTTAA
- the STOML2 gene encoding stomatin-like protein 2, mitochondrial isoform X1 gives MLARAARGTGALLLKGSVQACARAPRRASSGLPRNTVVLFVPQQEAWVVERMGRFHRILEPGLNILIPVLDRIRYVQSLKEIVINVPEQSAVTLDNVTLQIDGVLYLRIMDPYKASYGVEDPEYAVTQLAQTTMRSELGKLSLDKVFRERESLNASIVDAINQAADCWGIRCLRYEIKDIHVPPRVKESMQMQVEAERRKRATVLESEGTRESAINVAEGKKQAQILASEAEKAEQINQAAGEASAVLAKAKAKAEAIRILAAALTQHNGDAAASLTVAEQYVSAFSKLAKDSNTILLPSNPGDVTSMVAQAMGVYGALTKAPVPEAQDSVSSRSSRDVRSTDASLDEELDRVKLS, from the exons ATGCTGGCGCGCGCGGCGCGGGGGACTGGGGCCCTTTTGCTGAAG GGCTCCGTCCAGGCTTGTGCCCGCGCTCCGCGCCGCGCCTCCTCCGGATTGCCCCGAAACACCGTGGTTCTGTTTGTGCcgcagcaggaggcctgggtggTCGAGCGCATGGGCCGATTCCACCGGATCCTGGAGCCT GGCTTGAATATCCTCATCCCTGTGTTAGACCGGATCCGGTATGTGCAGAGTCTCAAGGAAATTGTCATCAACGTGCCCGAACAGTCTGCTGTGACACTTG ACAATGTAACTCTGCAAATCGATGGAGTCCTTTACCTGCGCATCATGGACCCCTACAAG GCAAGCTATGGTGTGGAAGACCCTGAGTATGCTGTCACCCAGCTAGCTCAGACAACCATGAGATCAGAGCTCGGCAAACTCTCTCTGGACAAAGTCTTCCGG GAGCGGGAGTCCCTCAATGCTAGCATCGTGGATGCCATCAACCAGGCTGCCGACTGCTGGGGCATCCGCTGCCTCCGTTATGAGATCAAGGATATCCATGTACCACCCCGGGTGAAGGAGTCCATGCAGATGCAG GTGGAGGCAGAGCGGCGGAAGCGGGCCACAGTTCTAGAGTCTGAGGGGACTCGAGAGTCAGCCATCAACGTGGCAGAGGGAAAGAAGCAGGCACAGATCCTGGCCTCCGAGGCAGAAAAGGCCGAACAAATAAATCAGGCAGCAG gagaGGCTAGTGCAGTTCTGGCCAAGGCCAAGGCTAAAGCTGAAGCTATCCGCATCCTGGCTGCAGCTCTGACACAACAT AACGGAGACGCAGCAGCTTCACTGACTGTGGCCGAGCAGTACGTCAGCGCGTTCTCTAAACTGGCCAAGGACTCCAACACCATCCTGCTGCCCTCCAACCCCGGCGACGTCACCAGTATGGTGGCTCAG GCCATGGGCGTGTATGGGGCCCTCACCAAAGCCCCGGTACCGGAAGCACAGGACTCAGTCTCCAGCAGGAGCAGCAGAGATGTCCGGAGCACGGATGCCAGTCTTGATGAGGAACTTGATCGAGTCAAGCTGAGTTAA
- the ATOSB gene encoding atos homolog protein B, giving the protein MRHVQAETSPSSEPEAGPSQPAVRQGALQGGLLMGYSPAGGATSPGVYQVSIFSPPAGASEPPRALKRPAPSTEGPRELKRGPGLGAREGLPPEEPPTVGLLGPEGLGLKLGVASQHFCHHGLCVVEQGGSSTSPWTSGARSSPLPPSNASCSTLHTRDWASPDPGGQGSLGVSLGPAPPGQLHTLDTDLHSLAQIGGKSLLSGVGNGGSPWPRESPGTANGCSPEHTPPGPGPPGPCPTKRRLLPAGEALDVSSEDEGPAPRRRRGTLGHPPAANSSDAKATPFWSHLLPGPKEPVLDPTDCSPMGRRLKGARRLKLSSLRSLRKGPGLLSPPSASPVPTPAVSRTLLGNFEESLLRGRFAPSGHIEGFTAEIGASGSYCPQHVTLPVTVTFFDVSEQNAPAPFLGVVDLSPLGRKGYSVPKVGTIQVTLFNPNQTVVKMFLVTFDFSDMPAAHVTFLRHRLLLVPVGEEGNAGPARRLLCYLLHLRFRSSRSGRLSLHGDIRLLFSRRSLELDTGLPYELQAVTEAPHNPRYSPLP; this is encoded by the exons ATGCGCCACGTGCAAGCGGAGACATCTCCATCCTCAGAGCCAGAGGCTGGCCCTTCGCAGCCTGCAGTCAGGCAGGGGGCCCTCCAGGGTGGCCTGctcatgggctacagcccagCAGGGGGGGCGACATCCCCCGGGGTCTACCAGGTATCCATCTTTTCCCCTCCAGCTGGTGCCTCTGAGCCTCCTAGGGCCCTGAAACGGCCAGCCCCATCTACCGAGGGTCCCAGGGAGCTGAAGAGAGGCCCCGGACTAGGGGCCAGAGAGGGACTACCCCCTGAAGAGCCACCCACTGTCGGGCTCTTGGGCCCAGAGGGACTGGGGCTGAAACTGGGCGTGGCCAGCCAACATTTCTGCCATCACGGCCTCTGTGTTGTGGAACAAGGAGGTAGCTCCACCTCACCTTGGACTTCGGGGGCCCGAAGTTCCCCCTTGCCCCCATCAAATGCTTCCTGCAGTACTTTGCACACCAGAGACTGGGCTTCCCCAGATCCAGGGGGACAGGGGTCCCTGGGGGTGTCCCTGGGGCCAGCCCCTCCAGGCCAGCTGCACACACTTGACACTGATTTGCACAGTCTTGCACAAATAGGGGGTAAGAGCCTACTGTCTGGGGTGGGCAATGGGGGCAGCCCCTGGCCTAGGGAGTCCCCTGGCACTGCCAATGGGTGCAGCCCCGAGCACACACCCCCTGGCCCCGGACCTCCAGGCCCCTGCCCCACCAAGCGAAGGCTGCTTCCTGCTGGAGAAGCCCTGGATGTCAGCTCTGAGGATGAGGGGCCAGCCCCTCGGAGGCGCCGGGGAACCCTGGGCCACCCTCCTGCTGCCAACAGTTCTGATGCCAAAGCCACACCCTTCTGGAGCCACCTGCTGCCTGGGCCCAAGGAGCCTGTGCTG GACCCAACAGACTGTAGTCCCATGGGGCGGAGGCTGAAAGGTGCCCGTCGCCTGAAGCT GAGCTCCCTACGAAGCCTCCGGAAGGGACCAGGCCTGCTGAGCCCTCCCAGTGCCTCCCCTGTTCCCACGCCTGCTGTCAGCCGTACCCTGTTGGGCAACTTTGAG GAATCATTGCTGCGAGGACGCTTTGCACCGTCCGGCCACATTGAGGGCTTCACAGCAGAGATCGGAGCTAGTGGGTCCTACTGCCCTCAGCATGTCACGCTGCCCGTCACTGTCACCTTCTTTGACGTTTCTGAGCAAAATGCCCCGGCTCCCTTCCTG GGCGTCGTGGACCTGAGTCCCCTGGGGAGGAAGGGTTACAGCGTGCCCAAGGTGGGCACCATCCAAGTG ACCTTATTTAACCCCAACCAGACTGTGGTGAAGATGTTCCTCGTGACCTTTGACTTTTCGGACATGCCTGCTGCCCACGTGACCTTCCTGCGCCACCGCCTCCTTTTGGTGCCTGTGGGTGAGGAGGGGAATGCTGGCCCTGCCCGCCGCCTCCTCTGCTACTTACTGCACCTCAG GTTCCGGAGCTCCCGCTCAGGCCGCTTAAGCCTGCATGGCGACATCCGCCTGCTTTTTTCCCGCCGGAGCCTGGAATTGGACACAGGGCTCCCCTACGAACTGCAGGCTGTGACCGAGGCCCCTCACAATCCACGTTACTCACCTTTGCCCTGA